From the genome of Setaria viridis chromosome 1, Setaria_viridis_v4.0, whole genome shotgun sequence:
CGAACGGTTCCAGtcgactctcaatggatacatgaggAACAATACCTTTCCAGAGGGCAGCATGATCTAGAGCTACCATACAGAAGAGAGTGTTGATTGCTGTatagattacataaaagataagagagctattGGTTTACTAGAATCTCGACACGAGGGTAGATTGTCCgggagaggtaccattggaatgaaaagattcatcGATGAGGACAACCAGCAATTGGAGAAAGTGCATTCAAACCTTCTACAACAGCTCGCAATAGTGAGCCCTTCATCTAGAAACATCTAAATAAGGTCCGTGGAGAAAGTAATGGTCGCTCCGAGGATTGGAccatcaaagagcaaaagcgtcATTTCTCATCGTGGTTAAAGGACCATGAGTAGCTATTTGAAGGAAATTCACAAATTATGTAACATTGACCAGATTGGTGTCTGGCCTATCAAGCAATGTCACGTTATGacaagcatatgaaattaatggatacacattttataccacTGCAAAGGATAATAAAAGTGTGGCGTACCAAAACAGTGGTGTTCGCATAGAGGTAATTGATACATCCGAACAGAACATGACTTAGTACGGTTCTATATAGGAAAATATGAGAACATAACTTACTTACGGCGGCCCGCGAGCTCATGACCGTGGGCGACCTGCGCGCCAAGGATCTCGTCATGTCCGGCACCAAGCCCTGCCGCGGGCTCACCCTCCTCTTCCAGCCTGGCGAGTCGGCGTACCACGTGTGCAACCTCTACACCGGCGAGCACGTCTCCCTGCCCCCGTGCGCATGGGCCAACAGGGCTCTCCCTGACGGCCCCTACGTGCTCTCGAGCACCGGCCTCGGCTTCgacccggcggccggcgagcacgTCGTGGTCAGGCTCTTCGAGGACTGGCGCAAACAGCAGCGCTGCGAGATGTACAGCCTGAGGTCCGGTGGGTGGCGCCCCTTCGCCGGACGGGTGCCGCCGCACGCGGCGAAGGGTCTCAACGGCCGGCCTCCGGTGTTCCTGGACCTGGACGGCGGCTGCTTCTTCTACTGGCACATCAACACGAGCTTCAGCTTCGCCGGCCCGGAGGAGAGGCGCTTCGGGACGCCGGAGCCCATCCTGTCGCTCTCCGTCGGCACGGGGCAGTTCAGGTGGGTGCGCCCACCGGAGGAGCGGGCGCGCCACGCGTTCCACCTCGCCGAGCTCAACGGCGACCTGTGCGCGGTGGTGGACACGCGCCTCCTCGTCGAGCATTACGAGCTCTGGGTTCGGTCAACGACGGCCGGATCCGGCTcgacggcgccgtcgtcgtggtCGCTGCGCTGCCGCATCGGCTTGGCGAGCCTGCCCCGGCCGATGAGAGAAGCCCTGGGCCGTGGCTTCCGTGTGCTCCCGCTCGGCTCGTCGGAAGGAAAGATACTCCTCGCCACGAGCCGCCACGAGGTGTACGCATACGACCCTGAGAGGAACAGCGTGGACAGTGTGTTCTCCATGCAGGAACACAATTCCACCACATTGCAGCTCGTAAATCATCAAGATCCAACGGGTAGTAGACTCTTTGCTCCAGCGGATTCGTGAATCGTGAGAGAGCGAGGATGGGAAAAGGGCCACTGTCACAGCGGAAAGGATCATCACGGCGAATTGTGACACATTTTTACTTCTTGGAGTTCTATGATGATTTTAGGAGGTTGGGCCACCGTACCTTTCCGATTCTAGTACGTAATATCCGATTATAATTACTGTTTTAAT
Proteins encoded in this window:
- the LOC140221306 gene encoding uncharacterized protein, which gives rise to MRGDLGRGIRMLPLGNSSGGKILLATSLHEVFAYNPRSNRADRVFSLEDLVDAPGEGGLLLNMALHEESVTSVRHRRPAAGDRGTLKMHQNEHNLLTAARELMTVGDLRAKDLVMSGTKPCRGLTLLFQPGESAYHVCNLYTGEHVSLPPCAWANRALPDGPYVLSSTGLGFDPAAGEHVVVRLFEDWRKQQRCEMYSLRSGGWRPFAGRVPPHAAKGLNGRPPVFLDLDGGCFFYWHINTSFSFAGPEERRFGTPEPILSLSVGTGQFRWVRPPEERARHAFHLAELNGDLCAVVDTRLLVEHYELWVRSTTAGSGSTAPSSWSLRCRIGLASLPRPMREALGRGFRVLPLGSSEGKILLATSRHEVYAYDPERNSVDSVFSMQEHNSTTLQLVNHQDPTGSRLFAPADS